The Polyangium aurulentum genomic interval GCGCCCTTCGAGTCGTACGAGATCGGTCCGCAACGAGGGGTCAATGTTCGCGGGTTGCCCTCGACCGGAGACAGAGGCCGGCCCTGATCCACGCAAATTCGACCTCATCCAGATCCAGCGCTGGCTCCCTGACGGCACCAAAGAGGTCTGCCCGAAGTCATGGAAGGGATCCGAGCTGCGGAGCTGGCAGCAGATCGTCGACCAGTACGGCGGCGAATGCACCTATCAACTCTGGGCGCAGTGCGGGAAGACGCATCGCTTCCAGGCGTACTCCGATAAGATGTACTTCGCCGTACCGGCACGAAATTCGTTCTTCGATGACGCGAAACGGCCGCATGCCCCGGTGCCGACACCGACACCTGCGAATTTCGCGGCATTGTGACCACCCGTTTCGCGGCATCGTGACCACCCTTTTCGCGGCATCCTGACCACCTGTTTCGCCATCGTGACCACCTGTTTCGCCATCGTGACCACCCTTTTCGCGGGGGTTTGACCGGGGGCAAGGTGGGCGCCTTCGGGGGCGTCGGGTGCGAGGCTTCGCTGGGCTGTTCTTCGAGCCGTCCGTCCTCCGAGGCAGGAGACGAGATGGCGACGGAGCGACTACCCATGCGGCATGTACGAGAGATCCTTCGACAAAAGCTCGTGCTCGGGCGGAGCAATCGCCTGGTCGCGGCGAGCCTCGGCGTCAGTAACGGCGCGGTGTCTGGCGCCGTTACCCGGGCGCGCACGCTCGGGCTCGATTGGGAGAAGATCGCCACGCTCGGCGACGACGCCCTCGAAGAGCGGCTTTACGGCCCGAAAAGCACCAAACGCGCAGGGCGCCCGCTCCCGGACCCCGCGTACCTTCACGTCGATCTGCGGCGGCCCGGCGTCACCCTGCAGCTCCTTCACCTCGAATACCTCGAGCAGCATCCGAATGGCTTCCGCTATACGGCGTTTTGCAGGCACTACAACGACTGGCTCGACCAGCAGCGGCCCACGATGCGCCAGGTGCACCGGGGCGGCGACAAACTCTTCGTCGACTACTCGGGGAACAAGCCGCGGATCGTGGATCCCACGACGGGCGAGGTGACGGAGGTCGAGCTGTTCGTCGCCGTGCTCGGAGCCTCGAACTTCACGTTTGCCGAGGCGACACGCACGCAGACGGTGCGGGACTGGATCGGCAGCCACGTGCGCGCGCTCGAGGCGTTTGGCGGCGTCCCGAAGGCCATCGTGCCCGATCAGCTCAAGAGCGGCGTCACGCGGTCGTGCCGCTACGAGCCGGGGATCCAGCGGACGTACGAGGAGATGGCATGCCATTACGGCACGACGATTCTACCTGCGCGCCCGAGGAGCCCGCGCGACAAGGCCAAGGTGGAGGCGGGGGTGCTCGTCGCGCAGCGCTGGATCTTGGCGAAGATTCGCAACCAGACGTTTCTCTCGCTAGCCGCGCTCAACGAGCGGATCGCCGAGCTGGTGCGCGAGCTGAACGAGCGGCGGATGCGCGTCTACGGAGCGAGCCGTCGCGAACTCTTCGAGCGGCTCGACAAACCCGCCCTGGGCCCGCTGTCCGCGGCGCGTTTCGAGACGTGCGAGTGGAAGACGGCGCGGGTGAACATCGATTACCACGTGGAGTACGACCACCACTTCTACTCGGTGCCGAGCACGCTCCTGCGCCAGGAGGTGGACATCCGAGCGACCGCGACGACGGTGGAGATTTACGTGCGCGGCGAGCGCGTCGCGTCGCATCCGCGGAGCATGGTGCGCGGGCATCACACGACGACCGCGGCACACATGCCGAAGGCGCATCAGGCGCACGCGGAGTGGAGCCCGACGCGGATCCTGAATTGGGCGGCGACCGTCGGGCCCGCGACGGCGAAGCTCGCCGAAGCGATCCTCGCCGCGAGGCCGCACCCGGAGCAGGGATATCGGTCTTGCCTCGGGATCCTGCGGCTGTCGAAGGCGTATGGCGCCGAGCGCGTGGAGGCGGCTTGCGAGCGGGCGATGGCCGTCGGCGCGCGCTCGTACCGCCATGTGGAATCGATCTTGAAGCACGGCCTCGACCGAATCGCCCCGAGCGACACAGCAACGACGAAAGGTCCCGTCCACGAGAACATCCGCGGGCGGGGCTACTACCACTGAAGGAGAAGGGAAACGGAAGTGCTGAACGAACCGACGATCGAGAAACTGAAAGCCCTGCGCCTCGATGGCCTCCTGGCCGCGTGGGCGCAGCAGCAGAAAGACCCCAATGTCAGCGCCCTCGGCTTCGACGAGCGGCTCGGCATGCTCATCGATGCAGAGTGGATCGGCCGAGAAAACAAGCGGATCTCACGCTCGCTGAAGGAGGCCAAGCTGCGCATCACGGAGGCGTGCATCGAGGGGATCGAGTACCCCGCCAAACGCGAGCTCGACAAGGCGATCATCCGGCAGCTCCAGACGTGCCGATGGGTGGAGGAGCATCAATCGGTGCTGATCACGGGAGCGACGGGGACGGGCAAAAGCTACATCGCCTGCGCGCTCGCGAACCAGGCATGCCGGAAGGGATTCCGCGCGATCTACCGACGAGCGCCGCGTCTCTTCGACGAGCTGAAGCTCGCGCGGGCGGACGGGACGTACCGAACAGTGCTGGCGCGGATCGCGCGGGTGGACGTGCTGGTGCTCGACGATTTCGGCGTGGCCCCGATCGCGGACCAGGAGCGAAACGACCTGCTCGAGGTGCTGGAGGACCGATACGGGCTGCGCTCGACAATCGTGACGAGTCAGTTGCCCACATCGAGCTGGCACGACTATCTAATCGACCCGACGCTGGCCGACGCGATCTGCGACCGGCTCGTGAACAACGCCCACCGCATCACGCTGAAAGGACCGTCGCGGAGAAGGCCGGAGAAGAACCACCAGGAACCCTGAACAGCCAGAGCGTCGCTTCGCTCCGATCACGATGCCCGAAACGGGTGGTCACGATGGCGCGAAACAGGTGGTCACGATGGGCGGGATGCGCACCCAGAGTCCTGCTCGGGCAAGTGACTGGCGGAGGGCGGAGTGGAGGGACGCGGCGAAACCGCTCGACGAGGGCGGGCGTGAGGAGTGCTCGTCTCCAGGTCGGCTCAGGATGCGAGCGCGAGCGTCGTCTCCAGCTCGAAAGTTACGTCGCTGTCCTGGAACAGCGCGATTGCACGTTGGAAGTGACTGCGGGCACGCTCGTGATCGCCACGCGCCTTGCAAACGAGTCCCCATGCGCGCTCGGTCCGGGCGAGTTCCATGGTGGCCTCGCCGGCCGCAAGTAACTGACAGCTCTCGGCGAGGTGCGCTTCAGCCTCATCCCATTGCGGAGGATCCAATGCGGCGAGTGCTTGGCCTGAGAAGCGGCGCGCCAGAGCCACTCCGTGCAGGCCGTCAACGCCTCTGGCGTACTGAACCGCCTTCTCAGCGAGCAAGACTGCCTCGGCGGGTCGCCCGGCTAACAGTACACGCCCGGCGTCTGTGGCCAAAAACCAGTCGGCGATGAACAAACGCCCGCCAAGTTGCGCGAGCAAGGCATGCGCGCGCTCCGCGTCCCTGGCCGCCTCCTCATGGTCGCCTAGATTAGCCTTCGCCCACGCGCCCATCCACGTGCCCGTCCAGACGAGCATCATTTCCCCGGAGCGTTGTGCAGATTCGACCGTCGCTCGCGCCACACGGGCCGTCGAGGGCATGTCCCCCGCCATGAAATGTGTATACAGCGTGTAGGCATGAGCCAAAGTGGTTGCTCCAAGGCTCTGTAGCTCTTTCGCACGTGGAAGGAGGCACTCGGTCATCCGAAGTCCCTCCCCATAACGCCCTCGTAGGGCCAAGACGAGGGCCACGTCGCCGACGGCCAAGATCCAGCTCGTCCAGTCCTCGTGTCTTTGAAACGGCTCTATGACGGGCGTCAGATCGTCGATAGCCCGCCCCCAACGTCCTTGCATCACGTCGACTTGCACTATCGTGAGCTGTGTGAGGGCAGCCACGCGCTCTTCGTTCATTGCGACAGCGTCTTGCAACGCACGACGCAGATAGTCGAGCGCAGCGGCATAATTACAGTGGACCGTGTGAAAGCGACCGAGCGACATATGGACGCGCGCCAGCGCGGAACGACGCTCCCTATCTTGAAGTGTCCCTGCAAGGTGCGCCGCTTCGGCGAGGCGTTCGAGGCCACCTTCCGTGTCGGTCAACCATGCAGCCTCTGAATAGCGCAAAACGATATCGATCTGTCGACGCGTGTGTTCCTCCGTCTTGGAAAGATGCGACAGGCTCGCGAGCACGCGGTCGTAGTGCGCACGAGCCTCCTGGTATGCATAAACACACATGGCAGCGTCCCCCGCTCGATGCAGGTAATCGACCGCCTTGTCCCATGACTCGGCACGCATGAAATGATCGCCGATGACGCCGTAATGCTCTGCGGACGAACCGGGGCCGCTCTCCAGCCACGCCCCCGCGAGCCCGTGACCGAGCTTTCGATCACTATCCGTCAGCATCGAATAGGCACCCTCCCGCAGCAGCGCGTGCCGGAAGGTGTATTCACTCTCGCCGGGAAAGCGGCTGAATGGCCGGCGCACGATGAGCTCGTGCTTGACGAGCTCCGCGAGGCGCTCACCCAGGGCTGGTGCGCTGCGCTCGCCGTCCCCGAGTAGCCGCGCGAGGCCGCCGTCCCAGAAGACCTCGCCGAAGACGCTCGCGGCACGCAGGAGCCGGCGCATCTCGTCATTCAACGCCGAAAGCCTCGATTGCACCATTGCGACGACCGTCTCGGGCAACGCTTCGCCCTGCCGCTCATGGGCGGCTCGGATGAGTTCCTCCAGATAGAACGCATTGCCGTCCGCAAGTTTGACGATGCGTTCGAGGATGCCAGAGTCCACGTCCTCCCCGAGCACCTGCCGCACCAACCACGCGCTCGCCTTCGCGGGAAGTGTTCGCAGCCTTATTTCCTGCACACCTCGGTCCCCCCAGAGCCGGGGGAAGACCTCATTCACCTCGGGGCGGGCCAGCGCCAACACGGCAAAGGGCCTATGCTCCAGCGCCCCGAGCGCGGCATCGATGGCACGCACAGTGGGCAAATCGCCCCAGTGCAGATCCTCGAGCACGAGTAGGAGCGGGCGAGCCGCCGTCTCTGCGAGGACGAGATCCAGCCATGCCTGTCCCATCTGCTCGGCCATGCGCTGGGCGTCGCGCCTAGCTGCACGTAGCGGCATGCTGTCATCGTCAGGCATGGGCGTACCGATGATCTCCCCGAGGAACTCCGTCACGCGGCGCCGATCCGCTTCGACGATACGTTCCGCGACGCATGCTTGGAGCTTGTCACGGCGCACATCCAGTGATTCGCCTTCCTGAATACCGAAAGCGCCACGGATTGCCTGCCCCAGCAGGCCGAAGGGGGAACCAGTCCGCAGCGGATCGCCCCGAGCAACCCAGATCGAAATGGGCTCGCCGCGCTGCCGAAGCCGAGGAAGCAGCTCGAAGGCGAGGCGGGACTTCCCCGTCCCCGCGGGCGCCGTGACGAGCGCTGCCTGCGCCGCCGGAGCCTGCATGCTGTGAATGCACATCTCCTCGAGGACCCGGAGCTCCCAATCGCGCCCCACGCAGGGCGTGGGTTTGCCGAGCAGCATCCTCATTTCCTTGAGGAGCTCGCGCTCACCGTACAAGATGAACTTCCCCCGGCTCGTCCTCACATCGAATCTGGCGTCGAGCAACCCCGCCGTCACCTCGTCGAGCGTGATGCGAGGAGGCTCGTGGTTGTCTGTGGCGCGCTCGACGTCGGGGGGCTCCTCCGTGTGGGTTCCGAGCATCCTGGCGGCCCTGTCGATGGCGGCCCCAACCGGGATCTGCGCAACCGAGTCAGCGAGCGCCGTCGCGAGCGCGATCGGCTGACCGGCCGCGTGTTCGCTGAGCGAGAGCGCGCATTGCGTTGCCTGGACGGCCTGATCGGTGGGGACGCTCGCGCCCGCAAACACGACGACGGCGGAGCCATCTGCGAGGAACTCGAGCCGTCCGCCGAACTCTGACGTGACGCGCCGCATCTGCGGCTCGGCCATGAGCAACTGCGGGGCTTTGCTCGTCACACCCGAGGCTTCGGCTTTCGTTGTGATGCGCCCAGCGCTGAGCACGACCAGCGACACCGCCCGACGCTCGCCGGTGGTGAGAGAGGCTGCCCCAGTCTCCACCAGCAGCGCCTCGCTCTCCTCGGCGCTCAGGTCGAGCGCAGCAAGCTCCTCGGCCACAGCGGCGCCATTCCGCGGGCGCGTCTCGGGCTCCTTGGCAAGCATTCTCGCGACGAGTGCATCGAGGGCCGCTGGAAGGTCTGGACGCACCGTACGCAAGCGGGGAGAGTCCTCGAAGAGGATTTTGGCCAGGACCGCCATGAGGTTATTGCCTTGGAATGCGGGGACGCCCGTCAGGCACTCGAAGAGCACGCTTCCAAGGGCAAAAATGTCCGCTCGCGCGTCGATGTCCCGAACGCTGCGAGCCTGCTCGGGCGCCATGTAGCCCGGCGTGCCGATGACGGTCTTGGACCCGGTCACGCGCGTGCCGTCATCGAGGCAGGCGATGCCAAAATCGAGAATCTTGGGGCGAGCGACATCTCGGTCCACTAGGTATATATTGCTCGGTTTGAGGTCCCGGTGGACGATGCCGCGGGCGTGCGCGATGCCGAGGGCCTCGGCCACACGCCTTGCGAGCGTGACGCTTTCGCTCACGGTAAGGCGGCCGCGCGCGAGCCTGTTTGCCAGGTCCTCGCCAGGGAGCCATTCCATGGCGAGGTAAAGCTCTCCGGATGCCGCGACGTCGTGCGCGAGATAGCCAACGATACCCGGATGGGAAAGGGCCGCCAGGACCCTGGCCTCTCGCGAAAACCTCGCGGCATCGACCTCCGTCTGCACGGGGACGAACTTCAGCGCGACAAGCTGCCCAGTGACACGATCCCGGGCCCGATACACCCGCCCCATGCCGCCCGCCCCGGCAAATGCCTCGAGTTCGAAGCGGTCTTGCAAGACGCTCCCCGTTTTCATGGATCTGGTAGTCTACCCCAGAGCCGACGTAGGTGTCACGGGACGCAAACAGGTTTTTGATAGTGTGCTTTGCACTCGCCGTTGTGCTGGCTTCAGTGTCTAAGCTTACCGTCATATGGTTGTCACTAGGCTCGCGCCCACGGCTTTCAGGAGCGGACCAACCGCGAAGTCAAGACCGCCGCGAGCCCAAGCACGCCAAGACTCCCAGGGCGCGCGCCTTGTCGGCTCCCCGTCAACCACGCCCCCACGTGCCTCCCACACATCTCCGGCACCACCTTGACGAGCTGCGCCGCATGCGCCCCGGCCTCTCCACCGTCCCCGCCCGGTCCAGCGCCATCCCCGTCGCCATCCTCAACACCCGCAACGTCGACGCGAACGCCCGCCCCTTGGGCAACCGCTCCGTATACGTCTGCAAAGTGTGCGTCGCGACTAGCAAGATCCTCCCCGCCCGCGCCTCCTCCGCGAGCTCCCGCAACCACGCGATCTGCCACTCCTCCGGCGGCCAAGACGCATGCGTCCCATCCGCGAGCAGATACGCATGCGCCGCCACTCCCGCCATCCGCAGCGCCCGCACCCGCTGACACCCCGCCGAATACCCGACGAGCGCCATCCTCGACACTCGCTCGAGCCCCGCGTGCCGATGCGCGAACTCGAGCAGCTCGCCGATCCCCTCCGTCCCCTTCGCCGACCCATCGGCCACGATGCACGGCCCCGGCCCGAACGCCTCGCGCAGGCGCCGATCGAGATCGCCCCCGACGAGGAACATGAGCACGAGCGGCCTCGGATTCCCTTCGCCGCGTCGAACAAGCCGAAGCGCCACGACCACCTCCTCTGCTATCGCGTCGTCACCATCGCCCACGCCAAGCACCGCGAGCGGCCCCCTTGACATCCGTCAACCATCTTGTTCTTCCTTCTCTCCCGGTGATCCTCCCCCGCTTCCGTGGACAAACCCAAAGGCGCGGAGATGCGCTAGGAGAGTTCGATGGCGAAGCGGAAGCGAAGGTCGTTCAGCGCGGAGTTCAAGGCCGAGGCGGTTCGTCTGTGCCAGGTTGGGGACCGGAGCATCGCGAAGGTCGCGAAGGATCTGGATCTCACCGAGACGGCGCTACGCGAGTGGGTGAGGGCAGCGGGGGTCAGCGCGGCAGCCCAACCCGCCGAGGCGCTCACGGACGCCGAGCGCGAGGAGCTCGTGCGGCTGCGCCGGGACGTCAAGCGGCTGCAGATGGAGCGGGAGATCCTAAAAAAAGCGGCGGCCTTCTTCGCGAAGGAGAGCGAGTGAAGTTCGCTTTCATCGCCGCGGAGAAGGCCTTCTTTCCCGTCTCCGTGCTCTGCGACGTTCTCGGCGTCTCACGCAGCGGGTTTTACGCCTGGAGCAAGCACCCCGCGCCGCGGCGCAAGGCCTCCGACGCGCAGCTCGCGGCCGAGATCGTGGCCGCGCATCGACGCAGCCGCGGCACCTACGGCAGCCCGCGCGTGCACGCCGAGCTGCGCGCCAGGGGCCTGCGCGTGGGCAAGAAGCGGGTCGAGCGGCTGATGCGCGAGCGGGGCCTCGAAGCGCGCAGGAAACGCCGTTTCCGGCGCACTACGGACTCCAACCACACGCAGCCCATCGCGCCCAACCTGCTCGCTCGGCAATTCGAGACCAACGCCCCCAACGAGGCCTGGGTGACCGACGTGACGAGCATCTCGACCGGCGAGGGCTGGCTGTACCTGGCCGCGATGATCGACCTGTTCTCGCGGCGCGTGGTGGGCTACGCAATGAGCGCGCAGAACGACCGCCTGCTCGCGCTGGAGGCCTTGCAGCACGCGCTTCGGGCGCGCAAGCCGGCCCCGGGCCTATTGCACCACTCCGACCGCGGCAGCCCCTACGCCAGCGAGGATTACCGCGCGGCGCTGGGCGAGCGCGGCATCGTCCCGAGCATGAGCCGCACCGGCAACTGCTGGGACAACGCTGTCGCGGAGAGCTTCTTCGCGACCCTCAAGGCCGAACTGACCGACGCCATGCACTACCCGACACGAGATGCGGCGATGGTGTCGATCCGTGACTACCTCGAGAGCTTCTACAACCCCGCCCGGCGGCACTCGCATCTGGGGTACTTCAGCCCGGTCGAGTTCGAATTGAGAGCACAAGTGGCCGCGTTTGCGGCATAGTCGGTTTGTCTACGGAACCGGGGGAAGATCAGGACCGATAATGGCCCACCCGGGCTCCGTGATACATCCACAGGTTATCCGCCGGGCTACTACGCCGCTTTCGTGCTGGATCCGGATGGCAACAACATGGAGGCGGTATTCCGGGAAAGATGAGACGTTAAGCCGAAGCGCCACGACCACCTCCTCCGCTATCGCGTCGTCACCATTGCCACGCCGAGCACCACGAGCGCCGCGAGCCCCAAGAGACCACCGCGCCCGCCGAGCTGCACGAGTTCGACGTCCTCGCCGTAGAAGAACCGCAGAATCCCCGCGTGATCCCACCCATGCTCCGCGAGCCAATGCGCCCCGTTCTGGCTCAGGCATCCCCGATTCCCCGGATGCCCCCGCAGCGCGAGCTGATCTTCCCCCGCTTCCGTCTGAGCATTCATCGCTTCTTCCGTTGCTCATCGAGGGCGGCGAGCGCCGCAGCGATTGGTAGGATGAAGTCCAACCC includes:
- a CDS encoding serine/threonine-protein kinase, whose protein sequence is MKTGSVLQDRFELEAFAGAGGMGRVYRARDRVTGQLVALKFVPVQTEVDAARFSREARVLAALSHPGIVGYLAHDVAASGELYLAMEWLPGEDLANRLARGRLTVSESVTLARRVAEALGIAHARGIVHRDLKPSNIYLVDRDVARPKILDFGIACLDDGTRVTGSKTVIGTPGYMAPEQARSVRDIDARADIFALGSVLFECLTGVPAFQGNNLMAVLAKILFEDSPRLRTVRPDLPAALDALVARMLAKEPETRPRNGAAVAEELAALDLSAEESEALLVETGAASLTTGERRAVSLVVLSAGRITTKAEASGVTSKAPQLLMAEPQMRRVTSEFGGRLEFLADGSAVVVFAGASVPTDQAVQATQCALSLSEHAAGQPIALATALADSVAQIPVGAAIDRAARMLGTHTEEPPDVERATDNHEPPRITLDEVTAGLLDARFDVRTSRGKFILYGERELLKEMRMLLGKPTPCVGRDWELRVLEEMCIHSMQAPAAQAALVTAPAGTGKSRLAFELLPRLRQRGEPISIWVARGDPLRTGSPFGLLGQAIRGAFGIQEGESLDVRRDKLQACVAERIVEADRRRVTEFLGEIIGTPMPDDDSMPLRAARRDAQRMAEQMGQAWLDLVLAETAARPLLLVLEDLHWGDLPTVRAIDAALGALEHRPFAVLALARPEVNEVFPRLWGDRGVQEIRLRTLPAKASAWLVRQVLGEDVDSGILERIVKLADGNAFYLEELIRAAHERQGEALPETVVAMVQSRLSALNDEMRRLLRAASVFGEVFWDGGLARLLGDGERSAPALGERLAELVKHELIVRRPFSRFPGESEYTFRHALLREGAYSMLTDSDRKLGHGLAGAWLESGPGSSAEHYGVIGDHFMRAESWDKAVDYLHRAGDAAMCVYAYQEARAHYDRVLASLSHLSKTEEHTRRQIDIVLRYSEAAWLTDTEGGLERLAEAAHLAGTLQDRERRSALARVHMSLGRFHTVHCNYAAALDYLRRALQDAVAMNEERVAALTQLTIVQVDVMQGRWGRAIDDLTPVIEPFQRHEDWTSWILAVGDVALVLALRGRYGEGLRMTECLLPRAKELQSLGATTLAHAYTLYTHFMAGDMPSTARVARATVESAQRSGEMMLVWTGTWMGAWAKANLGDHEEAARDAERAHALLAQLGGRLFIADWFLATDAGRVLLAGRPAEAVLLAEKAVQYARGVDGLHGVALARRFSGQALAALDPPQWDEAEAHLAESCQLLAAGEATMELARTERAWGLVCKARGDHERARSHFQRAIALFQDSDVTFELETTLALAS
- the istB gene encoding IS21-like element helper ATPase IstB gives rise to the protein MLNEPTIEKLKALRLDGLLAAWAQQQKDPNVSALGFDERLGMLIDAEWIGRENKRISRSLKEAKLRITEACIEGIEYPAKRELDKAIIRQLQTCRWVEEHQSVLITGATGTGKSYIACALANQACRKGFRAIYRRAPRLFDELKLARADGTYRTVLARIARVDVLVLDDFGVAPIADQERNDLLEVLEDRYGLRSTIVTSQLPTSSWHDYLIDPTLADAICDRLVNNAHRITLKGPSRRRPEKNHQEP
- a CDS encoding IS3 family transposase (programmed frameshift), whose product is MAKRKRRSFSAEFKAEAVRLCQVGDRSIAKVAKDLDLTETALREWVRAAGVSAAAQPAEALTDAEREELVRLRRDVKRLQMEREILKKAGGLLREGERVKFAFIAAEKAFFPVSVLCDVLGVSRSGFYAWSKHPAPRRKASDAQLAAEIVAAHRRSRGTYGSPRVHAELRARGLRVGKKRVERLMRERGLEARRKRRFRRTTDSNHTQPIAPNLLARQFETNAPNEAWVTDVTSISTGEGWLYLAAMIDLFSRRVVGYAMSAQNDRLLALEALQHALRARKPAPGLLHHSDRGSPYASEDYRAALGERGIVPSMSRTGNCWDNAVAESFFATLKAELTDAMHYPTRDAAMVSIRDYLESFYNPARRHSHLGYFSPVEFELRAQVAAFAA
- the istA gene encoding IS21 family transposase; translation: MATERLPMRHVREILRQKLVLGRSNRLVAASLGVSNGAVSGAVTRARTLGLDWEKIATLGDDALEERLYGPKSTKRAGRPLPDPAYLHVDLRRPGVTLQLLHLEYLEQHPNGFRYTAFCRHYNDWLDQQRPTMRQVHRGGDKLFVDYSGNKPRIVDPTTGEVTEVELFVAVLGASNFTFAEATRTQTVRDWIGSHVRALEAFGGVPKAIVPDQLKSGVTRSCRYEPGIQRTYEEMACHYGTTILPARPRSPRDKAKVEAGVLVAQRWILAKIRNQTFLSLAALNERIAELVRELNERRMRVYGASRRELFERLDKPALGPLSAARFETCEWKTARVNIDYHVEYDHHFYSVPSTLLRQEVDIRATATTVEIYVRGERVASHPRSMVRGHHTTTAAHMPKAHQAHAEWSPTRILNWAATVGPATAKLAEAILAARPHPEQGYRSCLGILRLSKAYGAERVEAACERAMAVGARSYRHVESILKHGLDRIAPSDTATTKGPVHENIRGRGYYH